The following proteins are co-located in the bacterium genome:
- a CDS encoding LamG-like jellyroll fold domain-containing protein, which yields MRHTIRLLAALAILACVSSPALGAGWYDASWQYRAKVTVQADQVAGDLADFPVYVDLSGVSWAGLRTNARSDGADILVTASDGTTKLARELVWFTPASGGELYFRATTIANATDTDFYVYWGRSDGAEANTLTGTSGVWNANYLLVYHMQSGAGTALVNSSRAGTGKNATMYRLAGTAVSGIAGNAVAFDDSTYYKTTIDANASTSLTMSAWAKRTASTNINLTNYLAEISNQYSMFGWGVATPDPQATYYEAGPSYLGFGQNVGLPTVNAWTNMVFARADTLVSYFSNGDSLGVVDATNGRNIAASATFTIGDNGSSGGVSWEGHLDEYRISDVRRSAEWIAAEYVNLVTPTTFYEVAAPEQVEFSELILPATIYAVVGREMSIRFDQLIAQIPANDHLVYSCASDSGTCDTTGFYFTPSGVGISTVAFSVEDSYYDTTVVVDTVTVSAVAADGGTGTYGALFVGDSVMAMYPLGQPDSTYIPSYNNLYFSTDGGAGLRFIGSQGADPIFHEGRNGKDWNFFVTAGGGANPFWDTSSSALDFQSYVADSSQVPPIDFCVIQLGYNDIFARGDLLGAASIDTLTDRIDAFCTALLSADTGYPGCKIVLVLPSSANIDTLAWIEDYTDMTNWEFYEQNIVIYRKALRDRYDAGAYNAHVSVCAAGVWVDRANDYPATNYLHPLRSGHIHLADAIYAHLRALISSSSSGNKRVGHFGIGPIPRGTRVRIGPGRVGPH from the coding sequence ATGAGACACACTATCAGACTACTTGCGGCGCTCGCGATTCTGGCGTGTGTCTCATCGCCAGCGCTCGGCGCTGGATGGTACGACGCAAGCTGGCAATACCGGGCGAAGGTCACGGTCCAAGCCGATCAGGTGGCCGGTGACCTCGCGGACTTCCCGGTCTACGTCGATCTGTCCGGGGTGTCGTGGGCTGGACTCAGGACAAACGCCAGATCGGACGGAGCCGACATCCTCGTCACTGCGAGCGACGGCACGACGAAGTTAGCGCGTGAACTCGTTTGGTTCACGCCAGCTTCCGGCGGCGAGTTGTACTTCCGGGCCACGACTATCGCAAACGCCACCGATACCGACTTCTACGTCTACTGGGGTCGGTCGGACGGGGCCGAGGCGAATACACTGACCGGAACGAGTGGCGTGTGGAATGCGAACTATCTCCTCGTCTACCACATGCAGAGCGGGGCGGGCACGGCCCTTGTCAACTCCAGCCGGGCAGGCACTGGCAAGAATGCCACCATGTACAGGCTGGCCGGGACTGCGGTGTCCGGGATTGCTGGGAACGCGGTAGCCTTCGACGATTCTACGTACTACAAAACCACTATCGACGCCAACGCCAGCACGAGCCTAACTATGAGCGCGTGGGCCAAGCGCACGGCATCGACCAACATAAATCTCACAAACTATCTAGCCGAAATCAGTAATCAGTATTCTATGTTTGGGTGGGGCGTAGCCACGCCAGATCCGCAGGCCACGTACTACGAGGCCGGCCCGTCATACCTTGGGTTCGGTCAGAACGTCGGCCTGCCCACCGTGAACGCGTGGACGAACATGGTGTTTGCAAGGGCAGATACCCTCGTTTCGTACTTCTCGAACGGCGACAGTCTCGGAGTAGTGGATGCAACAAACGGCCGCAACATTGCCGCTTCTGCTACCTTCACGATTGGTGACAACGGTTCGTCTGGTGGTGTCAGTTGGGAAGGTCACCTTGACGAGTACAGGATATCCGACGTTCGCCGCAGTGCTGAATGGATCGCAGCGGAGTACGTCAACCTCGTCACGCCGACGACGTTCTATGAAGTAGCAGCGCCCGAGCAGGTGGAGTTTTCCGAACTGATTCTTCCGGCCACCATCTATGCGGTTGTCGGTAGGGAAATGTCGATCCGCTTCGACCAATTGATCGCGCAGATACCCGCCAACGATCACCTGGTCTACTCATGCGCGAGCGACAGCGGGACGTGCGACACCACCGGGTTTTACTTCACCCCGTCAGGGGTCGGAATCTCTACCGTCGCGTTCTCCGTTGAAGACTCGTACTACGACACAACGGTGGTAGTGGATACCGTTACCGTTTCCGCGGTTGCTGCGGATGGCGGGACCGGGACGTATGGGGCGCTGTTCGTTGGCGATTCGGTCATGGCGATGTATCCGCTCGGACAACCAGACTCCACGTACATCCCGAGCTATAACAATCTCTACTTCAGCACAGACGGCGGCGCGGGCCTTCGATTCATTGGAAGCCAGGGCGCAGATCCAATATTCCACGAGGGCCGAAACGGTAAGGACTGGAACTTCTTTGTCACGGCTGGCGGTGGTGCCAATCCGTTCTGGGACACCAGCAGCAGCGCGCTCGATTTCCAGAGCTACGTAGCCGATTCGTCACAGGTTCCTCCAATCGACTTCTGTGTAATCCAGTTGGGCTATAACGACATCTTCGCGCGTGGCGATCTACTCGGCGCGGCTTCCATCGACACGCTGACCGACCGCATCGACGCCTTCTGCACGGCGCTGTTGTCTGCGGACACGGGATATCCAGGATGCAAGATCGTATTGGTCCTGCCGTCGTCTGCAAACATAGACACCCTGGCATGGATCGAAGATTACACCGACATGACGAATTGGGAGTTCTACGAACAGAACATCGTCATTTACCGCAAGGCGCTGCGCGACCGATACGATGCCGGGGCCTACAACGCGCACGTCTCTGTCTGTGCTGCTGGCGTGTGGGTGGACCGCGCGAACGACTACCCGGCCACCAACTATCTTCATCCGCTACGGTCAGGTCACATTCACCTAGCCGATGCGATCTACGCGCACTTGAGGGCGCTGATCTCTTCGTCCTCATCCGGCAACAAGCGCGTGGGGCATTTCGGCATTGGCCCGATTCCACGGGGCACCAGGGTACGCATTGGTCCGGGGCGCGTAGGGCCGCACTGA
- a CDS encoding glycoside hydrolase family protein, which yields MRLHVLKGDLNRDEGLRLKPYLCTAGKTTIGIGRNLDDVGITEAEALHLLENDIERAVAVCRRLFPTWDALSDARQEALANMAFNLGEAGLGKFKQMRAAIEADDWHTASQAVLSSRYAYQVGDRAKRIAAALLNG from the coding sequence GTGAGACTTCACGTACTCAAGGGCGATCTGAACCGGGACGAAGGGTTGAGGCTCAAGCCGTATCTGTGTACCGCCGGAAAGACCACCATCGGCATCGGGCGGAACCTGGACGATGTTGGGATCACCGAGGCCGAAGCGCTCCATCTGCTGGAGAATGATATCGAGCGAGCGGTTGCCGTCTGCCGCCGTCTCTTCCCAACATGGGACGCGCTATCCGACGCGCGGCAGGAAGCCCTGGCGAACATGGCGTTCAACCTCGGTGAAGCGGGCCTCGGGAAGTTCAAGCAGATGCGCGCCGCTATCGAGGCGGACGACTGGCACACCGCGTCACAGGCGGTGCTTTCCAGCCGGTACGCCTATCAGGTGGGGGACAGGGCGAAGCGGATCGCCGCCGCGCTACTGAACGGATGA
- a CDS encoding ATP-dependent Clp protease proteolytic subunit: MHIPTRTLWMGTETDEFMAESFLKGLAVLDATSADPITVIMNNIGGDEYHGMAIYDAIATSKSYVTIKAFGHAMSMGSWILQAADERLMAPNATMMLHYGTWNASGPVTEVRVYAAEMERINKLMESAYFPRIRAAKPRFTLKQLQAMLERDTFLTAAESVAMGLADRVL, from the coding sequence GTGCATATCCCGACCCGCACCCTTTGGATGGGTACGGAGACCGATGAGTTCATGGCCGAATCCTTCCTCAAGGGGCTTGCCGTGCTGGACGCTACCAGCGCCGATCCGATCACCGTCATCATGAACAACATCGGCGGGGATGAGTACCACGGCATGGCGATCTATGACGCCATCGCTACGTCTAAGTCCTACGTCACAATCAAGGCGTTCGGCCACGCCATGAGCATGGGGAGCTGGATTCTCCAGGCGGCAGACGAACGGCTCATGGCCCCCAACGCCACGATGATGCTGCACTACGGAACCTGGAACGCGAGCGGGCCGGTGACCGAGGTGCGAGTCTACGCCGCCGAGATGGAACGGATCAACAAGCTCATGGAGTCGGCCTACTTCCCGAGAATACGGGCGGCGAAACCCCGATTCACGCTCAAGCAGCTCCAGGCGATGCTGGAAAGGGACACGTTCCTGACTGCTGCCGAGTCTGTGGCGATGGGGCTGGCCGACCGGGTTCTCTAA
- a CDS encoding AAA family ATPase: MRIVKLTAENVKRLRAVEITPDGNAVILTGKNGAGKSSVLDSIWYALGGERVVPEKPIRDGEVRASVVLDLGEYLVTRTWTANDKTYLKVEGKPDASGARPKFPSPQAILDRLVGDLTFNPLAFASMPPAEQRSVLLGLTKLDIDLTAWAAKDAELEASRRDTNREAKAMEARATAAPVDADAPASEVSVSDLMAELQAAESINSANALKRSNLEGAQWAAKDAAERLEAARQVVANIEADAKIIAQRVALAEATASGLADADTDTIRASIANADAHNARARKAAEARTLRDDLAKIKKVAAGFDAALAKHRAAKEAALQAATFPVPGLSITDDGVIYNGIPFGQQSSAEQLRVSLSVAMALNPQLRIIRIENGSLLDSDHLAIIEEMATAADFQLWIERVEDASGVGVWIEDGEVKS, from the coding sequence ATGCGAATCGTAAAGCTGACAGCGGAGAACGTGAAGCGTCTGCGCGCAGTCGAGATCACGCCGGACGGTAACGCGGTCATCCTGACCGGCAAGAACGGCGCGGGGAAATCGAGCGTGCTGGATTCGATCTGGTACGCGCTCGGTGGGGAGCGCGTAGTCCCTGAGAAGCCGATCCGCGACGGGGAAGTCCGTGCCTCTGTGGTCTTGGATCTTGGCGAGTACCTTGTCACGCGGACATGGACGGCGAACGACAAGACCTATCTGAAGGTGGAAGGCAAGCCCGACGCGAGCGGCGCGCGCCCTAAGTTTCCATCTCCCCAGGCAATCCTTGACCGCCTTGTCGGGGATCTGACGTTCAACCCGCTCGCATTCGCATCCATGCCGCCAGCCGAGCAACGCTCCGTCCTGCTTGGGTTGACGAAGCTGGACATTGACCTGACCGCGTGGGCCGCCAAGGATGCCGAGCTTGAGGCGTCCCGGCGCGACACCAACCGCGAAGCGAAGGCGATGGAGGCGCGCGCGACTGCCGCGCCCGTGGATGCCGACGCGCCCGCGTCCGAGGTTTCGGTATCGGATCTCATGGCCGAACTGCAAGCGGCAGAATCAATCAATTCCGCCAACGCCTTGAAGCGCTCGAATCTTGAGGGCGCACAGTGGGCTGCGAAGGATGCCGCCGAGCGCCTTGAGGCCGCGCGCCAAGTGGTGGCGAACATCGAGGCCGACGCCAAGATCATCGCCCAGCGGGTCGCTCTTGCGGAAGCCACCGCGTCCGGCCTGGCCGACGCCGACACCGACACGATCCGCGCCTCCATCGCCAACGCCGACGCGCACAACGCCCGCGCGCGGAAGGCCGCCGAGGCCCGGACCTTGCGGGATGACCTCGCCAAGATCAAGAAGGTCGCCGCCGGATTCGATGCCGCGCTCGCCAAGCACCGCGCCGCGAAAGAGGCTGCGCTGCAAGCCGCGACGTTCCCGGTGCCCGGTCTCTCCATCACGGACGACGGCGTGATCTACAACGGGATTCCGTTCGGCCAGCAGTCGAGCGCCGAGCAACTGCGCGTGAGCCTGTCGGTTGCGATGGCCCTCAACCCTCAACTGCGGATCATTCGCATTGAGAACGGATCGCTTCTCGACTCCGATCATCTGGCGATCATCGAGGAGATGGCAACGGCGGCCGACTTCCAACTCTGGATTGAGCGCGTGGAAGACGCCTCCGGCGTTGGCGTTTGGATCGAGGACGGCGAGGTGAAGTCATGA
- a CDS encoding PD-(D/E)XK nuclease-like domain-containing protein — protein sequence MKPAPGLHPDIPAPDYHAWEAVSQSRLWTMRKSSPAHAFYALTHPMEATPAMLLGQAVHCAVLEPGRFGREYIRAIDGDGRTAAVKAARAAQSAENPAATLLTSTDFDKCLAIREACAGNKFARMLLDGDHESSFVWADPDTGLLCKGRSDVLGFKTGSVVDLKTTRSAARNQFERSLYQYGYHVQAAHYLAGVRACGIDIKSGEEGGGFVIIAVEPFPPYAIQVFRLLDPVVGWGEEERRKLLEKWAACEASGIWPGYPDDIQDLSLPPWATREIEEVISE from the coding sequence ATGAAGCCCGCCCCCGGCCTCCATCCCGACATTCCCGCGCCGGACTACCACGCTTGGGAGGCGGTGTCGCAATCCAGGCTGTGGACGATGCGGAAGTCCTCGCCAGCCCACGCCTTCTACGCCCTGACGCATCCGATGGAAGCGACCCCGGCGATGCTGCTAGGGCAAGCCGTCCACTGTGCGGTGCTTGAGCCGGGGCGGTTCGGGCGCGAGTACATCCGGGCAATCGACGGCGATGGACGGACAGCGGCGGTCAAGGCCGCGCGCGCCGCACAGTCTGCCGAGAACCCGGCGGCAACGCTCCTGACCTCTACCGACTTCGACAAGTGCCTCGCAATCCGCGAAGCCTGCGCCGGCAACAAGTTCGCCCGGATGCTCTTGGACGGCGACCACGAATCCTCGTTCGTGTGGGCCGACCCCGACACCGGCCTTCTGTGCAAGGGCCGGTCGGACGTTCTCGGGTTCAAGACCGGCTCCGTGGTGGACCTCAAGACCACGCGCTCCGCTGCACGCAACCAATTCGAGCGCTCCCTGTACCAGTATGGGTATCACGTCCAGGCGGCGCACTACTTGGCCGGGGTCCGCGCGTGCGGCATAGACATCAAGAGCGGCGAAGAGGGGGGCGGTTTCGTCATCATCGCCGTTGAGCCCTTCCCGCCCTACGCAATTCAAGTCTTCCGCCTGCTCGATCCGGTTGTGGGGTGGGGGGAAGAGGAGCGCCGGAAGCTCCTGGAGAAGTGGGCTGCGTGCGAGGCATCCGGTATCTGGCCGGGCTATCCCGATGACATTCAGGACTTGAGTTTGCCACCGTGGGCAACCCGAGAGATTGAGGAGGTTATCAGTGAGTGA